From one Helicoverpa zea isolate HzStark_Cry1AcR chromosome 10, ilHelZeax1.1, whole genome shotgun sequence genomic stretch:
- the LOC124633971 gene encoding BRISC complex subunit FAM175B-like isoform X1, whose translation MAYTEKVLLSGTALSFLFYECVNSSNSQEGFLIGDVTSEITNHISDSQSDNARLDTQIEIRTVLPLPAVSLFYFPTGRIKEDVLSDMLSSTANEIVGWYKYRKNTNIKPTFRDKLISKGLQKYFEKYHGKKNFVTCNLSNKSSSAGSTHTFMYRFGKINCFDMYEYVEDITANLGEKYTGYKKSHRLSPHSIFNKIVRESNVQSNDTSNAILRIQEAVDVRLVKEAKAAAKNECTIRELEAEIKQMATILSDKHSFELQSAYNKYVEEKIMNRETEMARACLEALTTPLKVEILNVKNAPVNSNHTDSEDSVQLIENDVKETSPSPPLISSSSSKPVLKYAAALKTKNEVATTSKANHHSDDLITFDVDDNHMKKTLIISEDVKCGDSSPEY comes from the exons ATGGCTTACACGGAAAAAGTGTTATTAAGCGGCACGGCTCTGTCATTTCTGTTTTATGAGTGTGTAAACTCTTCAAATAGTCAG GAAGGTTTTTTGATTGGCGACGTGACTTCAGAAATAACAAATCATATTTCCGACTCACAAAGCGATAATGCTCGCTTAGATACTCAAATCGAAATCAGGACGGTATTGCCGCTCCCGGCAGTATCACTTTTTTACTTCCCCACAGGGAGGATAAAGGAAGATGTACTCTCGGATATGCTCTCAAGCACTGCCAATGAAATTGTAGGTTGGTACAAATATCGCAAGAACACCAACATCAAACCAACTTTCAGAgataaattaatatcaaaagggttacaaaaatactttgaaaagTATCATGGGAAGAAAAACTTTGTTACTTGTaatttgtcaaataaatcatcatctgctGGATCTACACATACTTTTATGTACAGATTTGGAAAAATCAATTGTTTCGATATGTATGAATACGTTGAGGATATAACTGCAAACTTAGGTGAAAAATATACAGGCTACAAGAAATCCCATAGATTGTCACCACACAGTATTTTCAATAAGATTGTGAGAGAAAGCAATGTTCAGAGTAATGACACAAGCAATGCTATATTACGCATTCAGGAAGCAGTTGACGTGAGACTTGTGAAGGAAGCTAAAGCTGCTGCTAAAAATGAATGCACTATCAGGGAACTGGAGGCAGAGATAAAgcaaatggcaactattttGTCAGACAAACATTCATTTGAATTGCAATCagcatataataaatatgttgagGAAAAAATTATGAACCGTGAAACTGAAATGGCCAGGGCTTGTTTAGAGGCACTGACAACTCCTTTAAAAGTGGAAATATTGAATGTTAAAAATGCTCCTGTAAACAGTAATCATACAGACTCGGAGGATTCAGTGCAGTTAATTGAAAATGATGTAAAAGAGACCAGTCCCAGCCCTCCCTTGATATCCTCAAGCTCGTCAAAGCCAGTGCTTAAGTATGCAGCTGCATTAAAAACCAAAAACGAAGTAGCAACAACAAGT
- the LOC124633971 gene encoding BRISC complex subunit FAM175B-like isoform X2 translates to MAYTEKVLLSGTALSFLFYECVNSSNSQEGFLIGDVTSEITNHISDSQSDNARLDTQIEIRTVLPLPAVSLFYFPTGRIKEDVLSDMLSSTANEIVGWYKYRKNTNIKPTFRDKLISKGLQKYFEKYHGKKNFVTCNLSNKSSSAGSTHTFMYRFGKINCFDMYEYVEDITANLGEKYTGYKKSHRLSPHSIFNKIVRESNVQSNDTSNAILRIQEAVDVRLVKEAKAAAKNECTIRELEAEIKQMATILSDKHSFELQSAYNKYVEEKIMNRETEMARACLEALTTPLKVEILNVKNAPVNSNHTDSEDSVQLIENDVKETSPSPPLISSSSSKPVLKYAAALKTKNEVATTSANHHSDDLITFDVDDNHMKKTLIISEDVKCGDSSPEY, encoded by the exons ATGGCTTACACGGAAAAAGTGTTATTAAGCGGCACGGCTCTGTCATTTCTGTTTTATGAGTGTGTAAACTCTTCAAATAGTCAG GAAGGTTTTTTGATTGGCGACGTGACTTCAGAAATAACAAATCATATTTCCGACTCACAAAGCGATAATGCTCGCTTAGATACTCAAATCGAAATCAGGACGGTATTGCCGCTCCCGGCAGTATCACTTTTTTACTTCCCCACAGGGAGGATAAAGGAAGATGTACTCTCGGATATGCTCTCAAGCACTGCCAATGAAATTGTAGGTTGGTACAAATATCGCAAGAACACCAACATCAAACCAACTTTCAGAgataaattaatatcaaaagggttacaaaaatactttgaaaagTATCATGGGAAGAAAAACTTTGTTACTTGTaatttgtcaaataaatcatcatctgctGGATCTACACATACTTTTATGTACAGATTTGGAAAAATCAATTGTTTCGATATGTATGAATACGTTGAGGATATAACTGCAAACTTAGGTGAAAAATATACAGGCTACAAGAAATCCCATAGATTGTCACCACACAGTATTTTCAATAAGATTGTGAGAGAAAGCAATGTTCAGAGTAATGACACAAGCAATGCTATATTACGCATTCAGGAAGCAGTTGACGTGAGACTTGTGAAGGAAGCTAAAGCTGCTGCTAAAAATGAATGCACTATCAGGGAACTGGAGGCAGAGATAAAgcaaatggcaactattttGTCAGACAAACATTCATTTGAATTGCAATCagcatataataaatatgttgagGAAAAAATTATGAACCGTGAAACTGAAATGGCCAGGGCTTGTTTAGAGGCACTGACAACTCCTTTAAAAGTGGAAATATTGAATGTTAAAAATGCTCCTGTAAACAGTAATCATACAGACTCGGAGGATTCAGTGCAGTTAATTGAAAATGATGTAAAAGAGACCAGTCCCAGCCCTCCCTTGATATCCTCAAGCTCGTCAAAGCCAGTGCTTAAGTATGCAGCTGCATTAAAAACCAAAAACGAAGTAGCAACAACAAGT